The following is a genomic window from Hugenholtzia roseola DSM 9546.
ATCAGTAGGTTGCGACTTCGCCAATTACTACTCCTAAGAAAGGGGTGGCAGGCACTGATGTCGCTCTTTCCGAAGGTTGCATAGCGCAAATGTCCCAACAAGAGTTCGCCCGCAAAAGGCACATTTTCCTTGACCCACTTTTGGCTTAGGTAGCGGTCGCCTCCTGCTTTTTGAGCGGCATTAAACTTTTCACCTACTTTTTTAAAGATGTGTGTAATGGGTTGGTCGTTGATAGAACGCAGGCGGTCTATGTAGTTCAAGCCCTGCCCAAGTCCGAGTTTGATGCTCGCTAACCCTGCCCCGTCTTGCCCTCGATTGTGCTGCTTTTCCATCAGCAAAAACATCTTATTGATGCCGTAGGCGGGCGTGCCATATTTTTCAATGAAATACCCCAAGGGTTTTCGCAAACGAATAAAGGCAATGCCGCACTCGTGTTTGATAGCGTCGCTCATAAGGTTGTGGAAAATGTAAAGAACTTCTTTAAGCAAGCGCAAAGATACCTTCTATTTCCGAAAAAGCCAACTGAAAGGCTAAGTCTGACGCTTGCCACAGTGCTATTAAGGACAAGGCAACACTGCCCTGTCCTTCGTTTGAAAACTGACTTAAACCAAATTTTATTCCGTTTTTAATCAGAAAATAGCACATATTTTGGCTTTTTAAGTACCTACTTAAACGCCAAATAAGCCTCGAAGCGGTGCTTTTATTTTTGCTGTCTGCCCATTTTCTCTACTTTGGCAATCCATTCTTGTCTTGTGCTATCTTTTGAATTTTTGACAATTCCAAAATAGGAAACCCTAACAGGACTGACTCCACAAAATTGCAGCGTTGTTTTTTTCAATTGATTCACGCTGGGTCTGCCATAAACGAGCCAATAGTACCAACTTGGCTGGTCGAGTGTCGTGATGATACGCGCAGTTTTTCCCTTCAATAACTTATCCCAAAATATCGAATTTTCTCTGTATTGAAAGGCAAAACCCGGCAGGAAAAGCCTATCGATAAAGCCTTTGAGGATAGCAGGAAGCCCACCCCACCAAACGGGGTGAATCCAAACCAAATGGTCTGCCCATTTGATTTTTTCCCAAGACTCCAAAAGGTCTGGCTCTAAGGTAGTTCTTTTCTGGTAGCCAAATTCAAGATTTGGACTAAATTTTAAATCTGAAACGACGATTTCCTTTACCTCTGCCCGACTTGCCAACGCTCCATTTTTGTAGGCTTCTGCAAGGGCAAAGTTGAAACTATCTTTATTGGGGTGTCCATTGATAAGCAATATTTTTTTTGCCATTTTTCAAGTTTTAGGTTTGAGTGGCAAAATTAGAACAGAATAGTTTGCCGCGATAGGACAAATGTCTAAAAAGTATGCTCCTTTCTGATTCTG
Proteins encoded in this region:
- a CDS encoding NAD(P)H-dependent oxidoreductase — translated: MAKKILLINGHPNKDSFNFALAEAYKNGALASRAEVKEIVVSDLKFSPNLEFGYQKRTTLEPDLLESWEKIKWADHLVWIHPVWWGGLPAILKGFIDRLFLPGFAFQYRENSIFWDKLLKGKTARIITTLDQPSWYYWLVYGRPSVNQLKKTTLQFCGVSPVRVSYFGIVKNSKDSTRQEWIAKVEKMGRQQK